In the genome of Rhodamnia argentea isolate NSW1041297 chromosome 3, ASM2092103v1, whole genome shotgun sequence, one region contains:
- the LOC115733529 gene encoding cysteine-rich receptor-like protein kinase 29 yields the protein MDPPTLLLLLLLMFASAINAQFPATYCGSTGNFTANSTYQTTLTTLLSSISTTNYLSFSYSFFNASAPVSGASETLYVFGLCRGDFNAKDCRSCLDDIASDMRRVCPLQKEAIVYKGNCIIRYSNASFSGVVATKPMYVAGAPANFSDTFDAAMRKLLNSLGAEAAGGSSLKKYASRNESAGADLVNMFMQCTPDLTEQQCSNCLGTGVQTIRDCCAAYAGGRVMVPSCLILWGTYHNFFDSVSHPIPPPPTRAPAPTSPSHEADVLPPPPVGKSNSTRTVMIAVVTSVSALLVIAVVVLLKVKRKKEQQPRQSVEGEVVQEMSKADLQQFDFSTIIAATDNFSDSNKLGQGGFGAVYMGKLPNGREFAVKRLSQNSSEMEVEFRNEVMLIAKQQHRNLVRLLGFCLEGVERLLIYEFVPNSSLDKFIFDPEKRANLNWDKRHKIIMGVARGMLYLHEESQVGIIHRDLKASNILLDSDMNPKISDFGTARLFKLDQTHAETSRIVGTYGYMAPEYAMKGNFSVKSDVYSFGVLVLEIVSGRRNNHRIGNVMEDLISYVSKNWRERSIANIIDPSINSCSSTEIVRCIEIGLLCVQENEASRPTMLSVFLMLNSQSVALQVPS from the exons ATGGATCCTCCAACTCTCCTGCTGTTGCTTCTCCTAATGTTTGCTTCTGCCATAAACGCCCAATTCCCAGCCACCTACTGCGGTTCGACAGGCAACTTCACCGCCAACAGCACCTACCAAACCACCCTCACCACCCtcctctcctccatctccaCCACCAACTATTTGTCCTTCTCCTACTCCTTCTTCAATGCCTCTGCCCCTGTCTCCGGTGCCTCCGAAACACTCTATGTTTTCGGCCTCTGCCGCGGTGACTTCAACGCTAAGGACTGCCGCTCCTGCCTAGATGACATTGCCTCTGATATGCGCCGGGTTTGCCCCCTCCAGAAGGAGGCAATCGTCTACAAAGGGAACTGCATCATCCGGTACTCGAACGCCTCGTTCTCTGGTGTAGTCGCGACAAAACCCATGTACGTGGCGGGAGCCCCTGCCAATTTTTCGGACACATTCGATGCAGCGATGAGGAAGCTCCTGAACAGTCTGGGGGCAGAGGCGGCGGGTGGCAGCTCGCTGAAAAAGTATGCATCCAGGAATGAATCAGCGGGGGCCGACCTGGTCAACATGTTTATGCAGTGCACGCCGGACTTGACAGAGCAGCAGTGCAGCAACTGCCTGGGGACAGGCGTCCAGACGATCAGGGACTGTTGTGCCGCTTATGCTGGAGGACGGGTCATGGTGCCGAGTTGCTTGATCCTGTGGGGGACCTATCATAATTTCTTCGACTCAGTTAGTCACCCAATTCCGCCGCCACCGACACGAGCTCCAGCACCAACATCACCATCGCATGAGGCAGATGTGCTGCCTCCACCACCAG TTGGAAAGAGCAACTCGACGAGGACTGTCATGATTGCTGTTGTCACAAGTGTTTCTGCTCTACTTGTCATCGCCGTTGTCGTGCTCCTGaaagtgaagaggaagaaggagcaGCAGCCCAGACAAAGTGTTGAAG GTGAAGTTGTGCAAGAAATGAGCAAGGCGGATTTGCAGCAATTTGATTTCAGCACTATCATAGCGGCAACGGACAACTTCTCTGATTCCAACAAGCTTGGACAAGGCGGTTTTGGTGCTGTTTACATG GGTAAACTCCCCAACGGACGGGAATTCGCGGTGAAACGGTTGTCGCAGAATTCCAGCGAAATGGAAGTTGAATTCAGGAACGAGGTCATGTTAATAGCTAAGCAACAACATAGGAACTTGGTCAGGCTCCTAGGTTTCTGTCTGGAAGGAGTCGAACGGCTTCTCATTTACGAGTTTGTGCCCAATTCAAGCCTTGATAAGTTCATATTCG ATCCCGAGAAGCGTGCGAATCTCAACTGGGATAAGCGCCACAAGATAATAATGGGCGTCGCTCGAGGAATGCTTTACCTACATGAAGAATCTCAAGTTGGTATCATCCATCGGGACCTCAAAGCCAGCAACATTTTGTTGGACTCAGACATGAATCCAAAGATATCGGATTTCGGTACGGCGAGGCTGTTCAAGTTGGACCAAACTCATGCGGAGACAAGCCGAATCGTGGGGACCTA TGGATATATGGCACCAGAGTATGCTATGAAAGGAAACTTCTCTGTCAAGTCAGATGTATACAGTTTCGGAGTGCTGGTTTTGGAGATTGTGAGTGGTCGCAGGAACAATCACCGCATCGGCAATGTCATGGAGGATCTTATAAGCTAC GTTTCAAAGAATTGGAGGGAAAGATCAATAGCGAACATCATCGATCCCTCCATAAATTCCTGTTCGAGTACTGAAATTGTGAGGTGCATCGAGATTGGTCTGCTATGTGTCCAAGAAAATGAGGCCAGCCGACCAACCATGCTCTCGGTTTTCCTCATGCTTAACAGCCAGTCGGTTGCTCTCCAAGTGCCGTCCTAA